From Cellulophaga lytica DSM 7489, a single genomic window includes:
- a CDS encoding glycosyltransferase: MSYTTCVVIPCYNEVKELKNRVYDGFLKEDTNTLICFVDDGSTDGTYTELKSLEKQYPTKVVVYKNPNNVGKAESVRNGVNFACENYEIKLVGYLDADLATSLEEFSFLTTYIDNTISFVFGSRIMKLGSTIERKASRFFIGRFIATVISTILDLKVYDTQCGCKIFKKDLALEVFNKPFVSRWLFDVEIFNRIVVFYGKEKALTKMLEVPLKRWVDQGDSKVKTSYFFQLWLDLYKINKICKKGLKHNNSI; this comes from the coding sequence ATGTCATATACTACCTGTGTAGTAATACCTTGTTATAATGAAGTTAAAGAACTTAAAAATAGAGTTTATGATGGCTTTTTAAAAGAAGATACAAATACGCTTATTTGTTTTGTAGATGATGGCTCTACAGACGGTACTTATACAGAACTAAAAAGTTTAGAAAAACAGTATCCAACCAAGGTTGTAGTTTATAAAAACCCCAATAATGTTGGTAAAGCAGAATCTGTTAGAAACGGAGTAAATTTTGCTTGTGAAAATTATGAAATAAAACTTGTGGGTTATTTAGATGCCGATTTGGCAACTTCATTAGAAGAGTTTTCTTTTTTAACCACTTATATAGACAATACTATTTCTTTTGTTTTTGGCTCTAGAATAATGAAGCTTGGCTCTACAATAGAGCGCAAGGCATCTCGTTTTTTTATTGGTAGGTTTATAGCTACAGTAATTTCTACAATTTTAGATTTAAAAGTTTACGATACACAATGCGGCTGTAAAATATTTAAAAAAGATTTGGCTTTAGAAGTTTTTAATAAACCATTTGTTTCTCGTTGGCTTTTTGATGTAGAAATATTTAATAGAATTGTAGTATTTTACGGTAAAGAAAAAGCTCTAACAAAAATGTTAGAAGTCCCCTTAAAGCGTTGGGTAGATCAAGGAGATTCTAAAGTAAAAACATCTTACTTTTTTCAGCTTTGGTTAGATTTATATAAAATTAATAAAATTTGCAAAAAGGGATTAAAACACAATAATAGTATATAA
- a CDS encoding ArnT family glycosyltransferase, translating into MTEKKTTVNYMLIAVLSIVVFRFIITGAIPLLDKTEARYAEISRLMQETGEWVVLQIDYNEPFWAKPPLSTWMSAMSFELFGVNELTARLPSFLLGVAMLFILGYFVKKTKVSPLVPALVLVTTPEFLIHMGVVSTDSALCFSVMLIMLSFWKSITSDKKTIWNYLFFVGLGLGFLAKGPLVLVLTGAPVFFWLLLDRKTFFSNLAKLPWIVGLLVTVVIALPWYLLTEQRSPGFIDYFIVGEHFNRFLKPGWSGDLYGQPKTQPLGLIWVFMLSFCLPWFYIVLAKIVKLKKRILDDKYVAFLLFWLFWTPIFFTISKNILHTYILPSTVPMALLIAHWWPEYKHKKKALIACSIFPILVFIAGAGLLVTDQWKVYMNSDKLLVAKSEELKIDKNPPILYLDSKTYSSQFYNKGNVIDTRDEPTKIDSILEAYDKLYILSDKREFYLLPKKYVSKLQVIDTTKKARLYLYNK; encoded by the coding sequence ATGACAGAGAAGAAAACTACAGTAAATTATATGTTGATAGCAGTTTTGTCTATCGTTGTCTTCAGGTTTATTATTACAGGAGCAATACCTTTGTTAGATAAAACAGAGGCTCGTTATGCAGAAATATCTAGACTAATGCAAGAAACGGGAGAGTGGGTTGTACTACAAATAGATTATAACGAACCTTTTTGGGCTAAACCACCGCTATCTACTTGGATGTCTGCAATGAGTTTTGAGCTTTTTGGAGTAAATGAGTTAACAGCAAGGCTGCCATCATTTTTGCTAGGTGTTGCAATGCTTTTTATACTAGGTTACTTTGTTAAAAAAACAAAAGTATCTCCGTTAGTGCCAGCTTTAGTTTTAGTTACTACACCAGAGTTTTTAATTCATATGGGAGTGGTTTCTACAGATTCTGCTTTGTGTTTTAGTGTAATGTTAATTATGCTATCATTCTGGAAAAGTATTACATCAGACAAAAAAACAATTTGGAATTACCTCTTTTTTGTTGGCTTAGGTTTAGGTTTTTTAGCCAAAGGACCATTGGTGTTAGTATTAACGGGAGCTCCAGTGTTTTTTTGGTTGTTGTTAGACCGTAAAACGTTTTTCTCTAACTTAGCTAAATTGCCTTGGATAGTTGGTTTGCTAGTTACTGTAGTTATTGCGTTACCTTGGTATTTATTAACAGAACAAAGATCACCAGGTTTTATAGATTATTTTATTGTTGGTGAGCATTTTAATAGGTTTTTAAAGCCAGGATGGAGCGGAGATTTATATGGTCAGCCAAAAACACAGCCATTAGGTTTAATTTGGGTATTTATGTTGTCTTTTTGTTTGCCTTGGTTTTATATAGTATTGGCAAAAATAGTAAAGCTTAAAAAGCGCATTTTAGATGATAAGTATGTAGCGTTTTTATTGTTTTGGTTGTTTTGGACACCAATTTTCTTTACCATATCTAAAAATATTTTACATACCTACATTTTGCCTTCTACAGTACCAATGGCACTTTTAATTGCACATTGGTGGCCAGAATACAAGCATAAAAAGAAGGCACTAATTGCCTGTTCTATATTTCCTATTTTAGTTTTTATAGCAGGTGCAGGACTTTTGGTTACTGACCAATGGAAAGTATATATGAACTCTGATAAATTACTAGTAGCTAAATCTGAAGAATTAAAAATTGATAAAAATCCTCCTATTTTGTACCTAGATTCTAAAACATACTCTAGTCAGTTTTATAACAAAGGTAATGTTATAGATACTAGAGATGAACCTACTAAAATAGATTCTATTTTAGAGGCTTATGATAAACTTTATATTTTATCGGATAAAAGAGAGTTTTACCTTTTACCTAAAAAGTACGTAAGTAAATTACAGGTAATAGATACAACAAAAAAAGCACGTCTATATTTGTACAATAAATAA
- a CDS encoding FMN-binding glutamate synthase family protein, with protein sequence MDSFLSFISSISWWIWVLIVLALVAIRDIFFQKKHTISHNFPIVGHIRYMLESIGPEMRQYFVANNREELPFNRIERGWIYASAKSENNYEGFGTDRDVYAHQHIFVKNQMMAYKIDENHPNAKDKTFLPCAKVIGAYNKRKKPFRPASAINVSAMSFGSLSAAAVEAMNKGVLKSGAYHNTGEGGLSPYHKQGGDVIFHFGTGYFGVRSEDGNLSMEKLTNLVENNPCIKAIEIKLSQGAKPGKGGVLPGAKITAELAEIRGVEIGKDVLSPATHKAFSSVQELVNLIEEIAEKTGLPVGIKGAIGKLDQWEELADIMLKTGKGPDFITVDGGEGGTGAAPPSFADHVSLPWVYGFSSLYKLFLEKKLTDRIVFIGSGKLGFPAKAAMAFAMGVDCINVAREAMMSIGCIQAQSCHTNTCPAGIATQNQWLQRGINVPLKSDRLAQYFKSFRKELIEITHASGYEHPCQYTMDDIQVNLDDNELNRSLAFTYGYNKAKVPFNGMQELYDCVHLGGKEYMKNEPKK encoded by the coding sequence ATGGATTCTTTTTTAAGTTTTATATCTAGTATCTCATGGTGGATATGGGTATTAATAGTATTAGCTTTAGTTGCTATACGAGATATTTTTTTTCAGAAAAAACATACTATTTCTCACAACTTTCCCATTGTTGGGCATATAAGGTATATGTTAGAAAGTATTGGTCCAGAAATGAGACAATATTTTGTTGCTAACAATAGAGAAGAATTACCTTTTAACCGCATAGAGCGCGGATGGATTTATGCTTCTGCAAAAAGCGAAAATAATTACGAAGGCTTTGGTACAGACAGAGATGTATATGCACACCAGCATATTTTTGTTAAAAACCAAATGATGGCTTATAAAATTGATGAAAATCATCCTAACGCTAAAGACAAAACCTTTTTACCTTGCGCTAAAGTAATAGGTGCATACAATAAACGTAAAAAACCTTTTAGACCTGCATCTGCAATAAATGTATCTGCAATGAGCTTTGGTTCTTTATCTGCTGCTGCTGTAGAAGCTATGAACAAAGGTGTGTTAAAAAGTGGCGCTTACCATAATACTGGTGAAGGTGGTTTATCTCCTTACCATAAACAAGGAGGAGATGTAATTTTTCATTTTGGAACTGGCTACTTTGGAGTAAGATCTGAAGACGGAAATTTATCTATGGAAAAGCTAACCAATTTAGTAGAAAACAACCCTTGTATTAAAGCCATTGAAATAAAATTATCTCAAGGAGCTAAACCAGGAAAAGGTGGTGTTTTACCTGGAGCTAAAATTACTGCAGAATTAGCAGAAATACGTGGTGTAGAAATAGGAAAAGATGTTTTGTCACCAGCTACACATAAAGCGTTTAGTTCTGTACAAGAATTGGTAAATTTAATTGAAGAAATAGCAGAAAAAACAGGATTACCCGTAGGTATTAAAGGAGCTATTGGAAAATTAGATCAGTGGGAAGAGCTAGCAGATATTATGTTAAAAACAGGTAAAGGACCAGATTTTATTACTGTAGATGGTGGTGAAGGTGGTACTGGTGCTGCTCCGCCAAGTTTTGCAGACCACGTTTCTTTACCGTGGGTTTATGGTTTCTCTAGCTTATACAAATTGTTTTTAGAGAAAAAACTAACAGACAGAATTGTGTTTATTGGTAGCGGTAAATTAGGTTTCCCTGCAAAAGCTGCAATGGCATTTGCAATGGGAGTAGATTGTATAAATGTTGCACGTGAAGCAATGATGAGTATTGGGTGTATACAAGCACAATCTTGCCATACAAACACGTGTCCGGCTGGTATAGCTACACAAAATCAGTGGTTACAAAGAGGCATAAATGTTCCTCTTAAGTCAGATCGTTTGGCTCAATATTTTAAAAGTTTTAGAAAAGAGTTAATAGAAATTACACACGCCTCTGGTTATGAGCATCCTTGCCAATATACTATGGATGATATACAAGTAAACCTAGACGATAATGAACTAAATAGAAGTTTAGCTTTTACCTATGGTTACAACAAAGCAAAAGTTCCTTTTAATGGCATGCAAGAACTATATGATTGTGTACACTTAGGCGGAAAAGAATATATGAAAAACGAGCCTAAAAAATAG
- a CDS encoding amidohydrolase: protein MKTKNKFILTLLLCGSALQAQNYKLENDYKNIEKKVIEWRHHFHQNPELSNREFKTAEKIAAHLKSLGIEVQTKVAITGVVGILKGKKPGKVIALRADIDALPVTERNNLPFKSNVTDTFLGVETGVMHACGHDTHTAILMGVAEILAKNKDKINGTVKFIFQPAEEGAPPGEEGGAALMIKEGVMENPKVDAIFGLHINSGTPVGVIKYKTEGIMAAVERFVINVKGKQTHGSQPWSGVDPIVISAKIIDGLQTIISRESKLTEEAAVITVGKITSGVRFNIIPESAELIGTVRTLNPDMRELILRRMKEMTETIAKAYGGSATFSVESQTSITYNDIALVNQMLPTMQRVAGNKNVQLTKATTGGEDFSYFQELVPGFYFFLGGMTPGNKEAYPHHTPDFKIDDNGMLLGVKTLTEMSLDYLNK from the coding sequence ATGAAAACTAAAAACAAATTTATTTTAACACTCTTGCTTTGCGGTTCTGCCCTACAAGCACAAAATTATAAGTTAGAGAACGATTACAAAAACATAGAAAAAAAAGTTATAGAATGGAGGCATCATTTTCATCAAAATCCTGAATTATCTAACAGAGAGTTTAAAACTGCAGAAAAAATTGCTGCTCATTTAAAATCATTAGGTATAGAAGTACAAACTAAGGTTGCTATAACTGGTGTTGTAGGTATTTTAAAAGGTAAAAAACCGGGTAAAGTAATTGCTTTAAGGGCAGATATAGATGCTTTACCTGTTACTGAACGCAATAATTTACCATTTAAATCTAACGTTACAGATACATTTTTAGGCGTAGAAACTGGTGTTATGCACGCTTGTGGCCATGATACACATACTGCAATTTTAATGGGTGTTGCAGAGATTTTAGCTAAAAATAAAGACAAAATAAACGGTACTGTTAAGTTTATTTTTCAACCTGCGGAAGAAGGTGCACCTCCAGGAGAAGAAGGTGGTGCTGCTTTAATGATAAAAGAAGGTGTTATGGAAAACCCTAAAGTAGATGCTATTTTTGGATTACACATTAATTCTGGTACACCAGTAGGTGTTATTAAATACAAAACAGAGGGTATAATGGCTGCAGTAGAGCGTTTTGTTATTAACGTAAAAGGTAAACAAACGCACGGTTCACAACCTTGGTCTGGTGTAGATCCCATAGTAATTTCTGCTAAAATTATAGACGGCTTGCAAACCATAATTAGTAGAGAATCTAAACTAACTGAAGAAGCAGCAGTTATTACTGTTGGTAAAATTACAAGTGGTGTTCGTTTTAACATTATTCCAGAAAGTGCCGAACTTATTGGCACTGTAAGAACTTTAAATCCGGATATGCGAGAGCTTATTTTACGTAGAATGAAAGAAATGACAGAAACTATTGCTAAAGCTTATGGTGGTAGTGCAACATTTAGTGTAGAAAGTCAGACCTCTATTACGTATAATGATATTGCCTTGGTAAACCAAATGTTACCAACAATGCAACGAGTTGCGGGTAATAAAAATGTGCAGTTAACTAAAGCTACTACTGGCGGCGAAGATTTTTCATATTTTCAAGAACTAGTCCCTGGTTTCTATTTCTTTTTAGGCGGAATGACTCCTGGAAACAAAGAAGCTTACCCACACCATACGCCAGACTTTAAAATAGATGATAACGGAATGCTTTTAGGTGTTAAAACACTAACAGAAATGAGTCTAGATTATTTAAATAAATAA
- a CDS encoding GNAT family N-acetyltransferase, whose product MKEIKIRAAELKDLQTLKSFEQGIISAERPFDKTLKPDPISYYSIKNLLEDTNTLVAVATLNNTLIGSAYATIKQAKKHLKHNNYAYLGFMYIDPKYRGKGINKNIIDFLFKWIKEQNTTEVRLDVYSENTAALRAYEKAGFKKHLVNMRMEI is encoded by the coding sequence TTGAAAGAAATTAAAATTAGAGCAGCAGAATTAAAAGATTTGCAAACTTTAAAATCTTTTGAGCAAGGCATTATTTCTGCCGAGCGTCCTTTTGATAAAACTCTAAAACCAGATCCAATTTCTTATTACAGTATTAAAAATTTATTAGAAGATACAAACACACTTGTAGCTGTTGCAACACTAAACAATACATTAATTGGCTCTGCGTACGCAACAATTAAACAAGCTAAAAAACATTTAAAACACAACAATTACGCCTATTTAGGTTTTATGTATATAGACCCTAAATACCGAGGAAAAGGAATAAATAAAAATATTATAGATTTTTTATTTAAATGGATAAAAGAACAGAATACTACAGAAGTTAGGTTAGATGTCTACAGCGAAAATACTGCTGCCTTACGGGCTTATGAAAAAGCCGGATTTAAAAAACACTTAGTAAATATGAGAATGGAAATCTAA
- a CDS encoding ATP-dependent helicase: MEEFIAQLNEAQKAPVLHTKGPLMVIAGAGSGKTRVLTYRIAYLIQQGVDPYNILSLTFTNKAAREMKVRIADIAGSAETKSLWMGTFHSIFAKLLRYEADKLGYPNNFTIYDTQDSQRLIASIIKEMQLDKDIYKYKQIQNRISSYKNSLITVKAYFNNPDLMEADAMAKRPRTGEIYKNYVERCFKAGAMDFDDLLLKTNELLNVFPEVLQKYQNRFQYIMVDEYQDTNHSQYLIVKALSDKFQNICVVGDDAQSIYSFRGANISNILNFQKDYDNVAMYRLEQNYRSTGNIVNAANSIIEKNKNQLEKVVWTSNDDGPLIKVHRSITDAEEGRFVAGTIFETRMNEQLHNGEFAVLYRTNSQSRSIEDALRKRDIPYRIYGGLSFYQRKEIKDVLAYLRLVINPKDEEALKRVINFPGRGIGQATIDKLLVTANHYGRSMFEVMENIDKIELKINAGTKRRLTEFVNMIKGFQIMNKGADAFSLSEHVAKKTGILLEFKKDGTPEGIAKMENIEELLNGIKDFVEGQMELADATGNIAEFLEDVALATDLDNDKGDDDRVALMTIHMAKGLEFPHVFIVGMEEDLFPSAMSMNTRTELEEERRLFYVALTRAEKQAYLTYTESRYRWGKLVDAEPSRFIEEIDEKYIENLTPVSNYKYKSLIDKNIFGEVDKSKLRQVKPVSGIPPSAPKPNENQLRKLRKLKPELAQPIANNANLDPNLVEGAAVNHTRFGRGVILKIDGVGNDKKAEIKFDKGDIKKLLLRFAKLEVL, encoded by the coding sequence TTGGAAGAATTTATTGCCCAACTTAACGAGGCTCAAAAAGCACCTGTTTTACACACAAAAGGACCATTAATGGTAATTGCCGGAGCTGGTTCTGGTAAAACAAGAGTGTTAACATACCGTATAGCATATTTAATACAGCAGGGTGTAGACCCGTACAATATTTTATCACTTACGTTTACCAATAAGGCGGCAAGAGAAATGAAAGTACGTATTGCAGATATTGCAGGTAGTGCAGAGACAAAGAGTTTATGGATGGGAACTTTTCACTCTATATTTGCTAAATTATTGCGTTATGAGGCAGACAAGTTAGGTTATCCAAATAATTTTACTATTTACGATACTCAAGATTCTCAGCGTTTAATTGCATCTATTATTAAAGAAATGCAATTAGATAAGGATATATATAAGTACAAGCAAATACAAAACAGAATATCATCTTACAAAAACAGTTTAATTACTGTAAAGGCATATTTTAATAATCCAGATTTAATGGAGGCAGATGCAATGGCAAAACGCCCACGTACTGGTGAAATTTATAAAAATTATGTAGAGAGATGTTTTAAGGCAGGAGCAATGGATTTTGATGATTTATTATTAAAAACCAATGAGCTTTTAAACGTTTTTCCAGAAGTGCTTCAAAAGTACCAAAATAGGTTTCAGTATATAATGGTAGATGAGTACCAAGATACCAACCACTCACAATACTTAATAGTTAAGGCTTTATCAGACAAATTTCAGAACATATGTGTGGTAGGTGATGATGCACAGAGTATTTATTCTTTTAGAGGAGCAAACATTAGTAATATTCTAAACTTTCAAAAAGATTATGATAATGTTGCAATGTACAGGTTAGAGCAGAATTACCGTTCTACTGGTAATATTGTAAATGCCGCAAACTCTATCATAGAAAAAAATAAAAATCAGCTTGAAAAAGTTGTATGGACCTCTAATGATGATGGGCCACTGATTAAAGTTCATCGTAGTATTACAGATGCAGAGGAAGGTAGATTTGTAGCGGGTACTATTTTTGAAACAAGAATGAACGAGCAACTGCATAACGGAGAATTTGCAGTGCTTTACCGTACCAACTCCCAATCTAGATCTATTGAAGATGCTTTGCGTAAAAGAGACATACCGTACAGAATATATGGAGGTTTATCTTTTTACCAACGTAAAGAAATTAAAGATGTGTTAGCATATTTAAGGTTAGTAATTAACCCTAAAGATGAAGAGGCATTAAAGCGCGTTATAAATTTTCCGGGTAGGGGAATTGGGCAAGCAACTATAGATAAACTATTAGTTACGGCTAACCATTATGGACGCTCTATGTTTGAAGTTATGGAAAACATAGATAAAATAGAATTAAAAATAAACGCTGGTACCAAACGTAGATTAACAGAATTTGTTAATATGATTAAAGGTTTTCAGATAATGAATAAAGGAGCAGATGCTTTTTCTTTGTCTGAACACGTAGCTAAAAAAACAGGTATTCTTTTAGAGTTTAAAAAAGACGGCACACCAGAAGGTATTGCCAAAATGGAAAACATAGAAGAGCTTTTAAATGGTATAAAGGATTTTGTTGAAGGGCAAATGGAACTTGCTGATGCAACAGGTAATATAGCAGAATTTTTAGAAGATGTAGCACTTGCTACAGATTTAGATAATGATAAAGGTGATGATGACCGTGTTGCGCTTATGACCATACATATGGCAAAAGGGTTAGAGTTTCCGCACGTATTTATTGTTGGTATGGAAGAAGACTTGTTCCCATCTGCAATGAGTATGAACACGCGTACTGAGCTTGAAGAGGAGCGAAGATTATTTTATGTAGCTTTAACCAGAGCAGAAAAACAAGCTTATTTAACATATACAGAAAGTAGATACCGTTGGGGTAAATTAGTAGATGCAGAGCCAAGTAGATTTATAGAGGAGATAGATGAAAAGTATATAGAAAACCTAACTCCGGTAAGTAATTATAAATACAAATCTTTAATAGATAAAAATATTTTTGGTGAAGTAGATAAAAGTAAACTTAGACAAGTTAAACCTGTTTCAGGTATACCACCAAGTGCCCCTAAACCAAATGAAAACCAACTACGTAAGCTACGTAAACTAAAACCAGAACTTGCGCAGCCAATAGCAAATAATGCCAACCTAGATCCTAATTTGGTAGAAGGTGCAGCAGTTAACCATACGAGGTTTGGTAGGGGAGTTATACTTAAAATTGATGGTGTAGGTAACGATAAAAAAGCAGAAATTAAGTTTGATAAAGGTGATATTAAAAAACTTTTACTACGTTTTGCTAAGTTAGAAGTACTGTAA
- a CDS encoding zinc-ribbon domain-containing protein produces MIFYGSNSSQLKSKLTRQIPCANCNESAKFNVEVYGKYAHLYWIPIFPIGKTGGAVCTNCNTVFEPKQMDHNLKLEYQNVKDEAKTPIRHFSALFIIAILITGLSVSSFLDGKNSEEYIAHPMVNDLYEFKTEANYYSTMKISSISDSIYFKFNEYETNKKSGISEIDIPKNYEEQEYGYTTKELQGLFKDNIIYEVKRN; encoded by the coding sequence ATGATATTTTACGGATCTAATTCATCGCAATTAAAGTCTAAGTTAACAAGGCAAATACCTTGTGCTAACTGTAATGAGAGTGCAAAATTTAATGTAGAAGTTTATGGCAAGTACGCCCATTTGTATTGGATACCTATTTTTCCAATAGGTAAAACAGGTGGTGCAGTATGTACCAATTGTAATACTGTTTTTGAGCCAAAGCAAATGGACCATAATTTAAAATTAGAATACCAAAATGTTAAAGACGAAGCTAAAACACCAATAAGACATTTTTCTGCATTATTTATTATTGCTATATTAATTACAGGATTAAGTGTTTCTTCATTTTTAGATGGTAAAAACTCTGAAGAATATATAGCACACCCTATGGTTAACGATTTGTATGAGTTTAAAACTGAAGCTAATTATTATTCTACAATGAAGATTTCTTCTATATCAGATAGTATATACTTTAAGTTTAATGAATATGAAACCAATAAAAAGTCTGGAATTTCTGAAATTGATATACCAAAAAATTATGAAGAGCAAGAATATGGGTATACAACAAAAGAGTTGCAAGGACTGTTTAAAGACAATATTATTTACGAGGTAAAAAGAAACTAA
- a CDS encoding L-threonylcarbamoyladenylate synthase — MAQFIKIYPENPNADAIKKVVDVLKKGGLVIYPTDTVYGLGCDITNTKALEKIARIKGVKLAKANFSFICADLSNLSEYVKQIDTATFKILKRALPGPYTFILPGNNNLPKDFKKKKTVGIRVPDNSIANAMVQALGNPIVSTSIRDEDELLEYTTDPELIYEKWDNLVDIVIDGGYGDNTASTVVDLSDGEPEIIREGKGSIDIF, encoded by the coding sequence ATGGCTCAGTTTATTAAAATATACCCAGAGAATCCTAATGCAGATGCAATTAAAAAAGTTGTAGATGTTTTAAAAAAAGGAGGTTTGGTTATATATCCTACAGATACTGTTTACGGTCTAGGTTGTGATATAACCAATACTAAGGCTTTAGAGAAAATAGCACGTATTAAAGGAGTTAAGCTTGCCAAAGCTAATTTTTCATTTATTTGTGCAGACCTTAGCAATTTGTCTGAGTATGTAAAACAAATTGATACAGCTACATTTAAAATTTTAAAAAGAGCATTACCAGGGCCTTATACTTTTATATTGCCTGGTAATAATAATTTACCTAAAGATTTTAAAAAGAAAAAGACTGTAGGTATACGTGTGCCAGATAATTCTATAGCAAATGCAATGGTACAAGCACTAGGAAACCCAATAGTGTCTACATCTATTAGAGATGAAGATGAGTTGTTAGAATATACTACAGATCCAGAATTAATTTATGAAAAATGGGATAATTTAGTAGACATTGTTATAGATGGTGGTTACGGAGATAATACGGCATCTACTGTGGTAGATTTATCTGATGGCGAACCAGAGATAATAAGAGAAGGTAAAGGAAGTATAGATATATTTTAA
- a CDS encoding OmpA/MotB family protein, producing the protein MKKIFLGALGATILLSSCVSQKKYAELEAKNKETEDLLNSATVKLNSCIEEKATADARLRTLEDQNDFLKANNQVLVDNMGNLTDLSAKGAENLEKSLESLKEKDLTIRKLNDAITRRDSVNLSLVQSLKGVLGNLDDEDIEISVEKGVVFVSISDKLLFSSGSYNVATRAKEVLGKVAQVVNNKPDFEFMVEGHTDAVPYRKGVLLDNWDLSVKRATAVVRILQNEYGVDPKRMTAAGRSQYIPVSSTDKARNRRTRIVVLPKIDQFYSMIEEGMKDPAINK; encoded by the coding sequence ATGAAAAAGATTTTTTTAGGCGCTTTAGGAGCTACAATATTATTATCTTCTTGCGTATCGCAAAAGAAATATGCGGAGTTAGAGGCAAAAAATAAAGAAACTGAAGATTTATTAAATTCAGCAACGGTTAAGCTTAATAGCTGTATAGAAGAAAAAGCTACTGCAGATGCAAGGTTAAGAACTTTAGAAGACCAAAACGATTTTCTTAAAGCCAACAACCAAGTATTAGTAGATAATATGGGTAACCTAACAGATTTGTCTGCGAAAGGTGCTGAAAACTTAGAAAAGTCTTTAGAAAGTTTAAAAGAAAAAGATTTAACAATACGTAAATTAAACGATGCAATTACACGTAGAGATTCTGTAAACCTTTCATTAGTACAGAGTTTAAAAGGTGTTCTTGGTAATTTAGATGACGAGGATATTGAAATTAGCGTAGAAAAAGGTGTGGTTTTTGTATCTATATCTGATAAATTATTATTTAGCAGCGGTAGCTACAATGTAGCAACAAGAGCTAAAGAAGTATTAGGTAAAGTTGCACAAGTTGTAAATAACAAGCCAGATTTTGAATTTATGGTAGAAGGACACACAGATGCTGTACCTTACAGAAAAGGTGTTTTATTAGACAACTGGGATTTAAGTGTTAAGCGTGCAACTGCTGTAGTTCGTATATTACAAAATGAGTACGGAGTAGATCCTAAGCGTATGACGGCTGCAGGTAGATCTCAATACATACCAGTATCTTCTACAGATAAAGCTAGAAACAGAAGAACAAGAATTGTAGTACTTCCTAAAATTGATCAGTTTTACAGTATGATTGAAGAAGGAATGAAAGATCCTGCAATAAACAAATAG